From Glycine soja cultivar W05 chromosome 4, ASM419377v2, whole genome shotgun sequence, the proteins below share one genomic window:
- the LOC114408997 gene encoding probable protein phosphatase 2C 22 isoform X2, whose protein sequence is MEEIEGVNCCSESESRSSSETRPPNPNPPSYRQCKLVRHASLMKTKLSDVSAEPGHVTEDCQSDFFPTLRSGACADIGFRSNMEDVYVCADNFMVDYGLKNHIDGPSAFYGVFDGHGGKHAADFACHHLPKFIVDDEDFPRDIERIVASAFLQTDNAFAEACSLDAALASGTTALATLVIGRLLVVANAGDCRAVLCRRGKAIEMSRDHKPGCNKEKKRIEASGGYVYDGYLNGQLNVARALGDWHMEGMKSKDGGPLTAEPELMTTKLTTEDEFLIIGCDGIWDVFRSQNAVDFARRRLQEHNDPAMCSKDLVDEALKRKSGDNLAAVVVCFQQQPPPNLVAPRSRVQRSFSAEGLKELQSFLDSLSN, encoded by the exons ATGGAGGAAATTGAAGGGGTGAATTGTTGCAGTGAAAGTGAAAGTAGGAGCTCCAGTGAGACTCGACCTCCCAATCCCAACCCACCTTCATATCGCCAATGCAAACTTGTTCGCCACGCTTCCCTC ATGAAAACAAAGTTGTCTGATGTATCTGCTGAGCCGGGGCATGTTACTGAAGATTGTCAGTCTGATTTCTTTCCAACGCTTCGTTCTGGAGCTTGCGCTGATATTGGATTCCGGTCTAATATGGAAGATGTATATGTTTGTGCTGACAATTTTATGGTGGATTATGGACTCAAGAACCATATAGATGGACCCAGTGCTTTCTATGGG GTATTTGATGGACATGGTGGAAAGCATGCTGCTGACTTTGCTTGTCATCATCTGCCAAAGTTCATTGTTGATGACGAAGATTTCCCTAGAGATATTGAAAGGATAGTTGCTTCAGCATTTCTGCAAACAGACAATGCCTTTGCAGAAGCTTGCTCTCTGGATGCTGCACTTGCATCTGGCACCACTGCATTAGCTACACTTGTTATAGGAAG GTTGCTGGTGGTGGCAAATGCTGGAGATTGTCGAGCTGTGCTGTGCCGTCGTGGAAAAGCAATTGAAATGTCAAGAGATCATAAACCGGGTTGCAATAAAGAGAAGAAGCGTATTGAGGCATCTGGGGGGTATGTCTATGATGGATATCTCAACGGACAACTTAATGTTGCTCGTGCACTTGGTGACTGGCACATGGAAGGAATGAAGAGCAAAGACGGTGGACCACTGACTGCAGAACCTGAACTTATGACTACAAAACTGACCACCGAGGATGAATTTCTCATCATAGGTTGTGATGGGATTTGGGATGTATTTAGGAGCCAAAATGCAGTGGATTTTGCTCGGCGCAGGCTTCAGGAGCATAATGACCCGGCCATGTGTAGTAAGGATCTGGTTGATGAGGctttaaagagaaaaagtggAGACAATTTGGCTGCAGTTGTGGTTTGCTTCCAGCAGCAACCTCCTCCTAACTTGGTGGCACCACGCTCTAGAGTGCAACGGAGCTTCTCTGCTGAAGGTTTGAAGGAGTTGCAAAGCTTCCTGGACAGCTTGAGTAATTGA
- the LOC114408997 gene encoding probable protein phosphatase 2C 22 isoform X1 has translation MEEIEGVNCCSESESRSSSETRPPNPNPPSYRQCKLVRHASLQMKTKLSDVSAEPGHVTEDCQSDFFPTLRSGACADIGFRSNMEDVYVCADNFMVDYGLKNHIDGPSAFYGVFDGHGGKHAADFACHHLPKFIVDDEDFPRDIERIVASAFLQTDNAFAEACSLDAALASGTTALATLVIGRLLVVANAGDCRAVLCRRGKAIEMSRDHKPGCNKEKKRIEASGGYVYDGYLNGQLNVARALGDWHMEGMKSKDGGPLTAEPELMTTKLTTEDEFLIIGCDGIWDVFRSQNAVDFARRRLQEHNDPAMCSKDLVDEALKRKSGDNLAAVVVCFQQQPPPNLVAPRSRVQRSFSAEGLKELQSFLDSLSN, from the exons ATGGAGGAAATTGAAGGGGTGAATTGTTGCAGTGAAAGTGAAAGTAGGAGCTCCAGTGAGACTCGACCTCCCAATCCCAACCCACCTTCATATCGCCAATGCAAACTTGTTCGCCACGCTTCCCTC CAGATGAAAACAAAGTTGTCTGATGTATCTGCTGAGCCGGGGCATGTTACTGAAGATTGTCAGTCTGATTTCTTTCCAACGCTTCGTTCTGGAGCTTGCGCTGATATTGGATTCCGGTCTAATATGGAAGATGTATATGTTTGTGCTGACAATTTTATGGTGGATTATGGACTCAAGAACCATATAGATGGACCCAGTGCTTTCTATGGG GTATTTGATGGACATGGTGGAAAGCATGCTGCTGACTTTGCTTGTCATCATCTGCCAAAGTTCATTGTTGATGACGAAGATTTCCCTAGAGATATTGAAAGGATAGTTGCTTCAGCATTTCTGCAAACAGACAATGCCTTTGCAGAAGCTTGCTCTCTGGATGCTGCACTTGCATCTGGCACCACTGCATTAGCTACACTTGTTATAGGAAG GTTGCTGGTGGTGGCAAATGCTGGAGATTGTCGAGCTGTGCTGTGCCGTCGTGGAAAAGCAATTGAAATGTCAAGAGATCATAAACCGGGTTGCAATAAAGAGAAGAAGCGTATTGAGGCATCTGGGGGGTATGTCTATGATGGATATCTCAACGGACAACTTAATGTTGCTCGTGCACTTGGTGACTGGCACATGGAAGGAATGAAGAGCAAAGACGGTGGACCACTGACTGCAGAACCTGAACTTATGACTACAAAACTGACCACCGAGGATGAATTTCTCATCATAGGTTGTGATGGGATTTGGGATGTATTTAGGAGCCAAAATGCAGTGGATTTTGCTCGGCGCAGGCTTCAGGAGCATAATGACCCGGCCATGTGTAGTAAGGATCTGGTTGATGAGGctttaaagagaaaaagtggAGACAATTTGGCTGCAGTTGTGGTTTGCTTCCAGCAGCAACCTCCTCCTAACTTGGTGGCACCACGCTCTAGAGTGCAACGGAGCTTCTCTGCTGAAGGTTTGAAGGAGTTGCAAAGCTTCCTGGACAGCTTGAGTAATTGA
- the LOC114408998 gene encoding uncharacterized protein LOC114408998: MRTTCLLSLPPLTSNQPSNASFNPAKPPQLSSVKNETCWKRQCVMMGVASIIGLEMCNLVALAHEAIEITTMPIGNQVVSNSNSYGGAKWSQKRTCSPWQGNSLETIMPENLPRPSARRRYEAVRSSTKTVPPPSAPIIVQSNKGSCFSM, encoded by the exons ATGAGGACCACTTGCTTACTAAGCCTTCCCCCTCTTACTTCAAACCAACCCTCCAACGCTTCTTTCAACCCCGCAAAGCCACCTCAACTTTCATC GGTGAAAAACGAAACATGTTGGAAGAGGCAATGCGTTATGATGGGAGTGGCATCCATAATTGGACTAGAAATGTGCAATTTAGTGGCACTGGCCCACGAAGCAATTGAAATCACAACTATGCCAATTGGTAACCAAGTAGTATCAAATAGCAATTCTTATGGTGGCGCCAAATGGAGCCAGAAAAGAACGTGCTCACCTTGGCAAGGCAACTCGCTCGAAACCATCATGCCGGAGAACCTTCCCCGGCCGTCGGCACGGCGGCGATACGAGGCTGTTCGTTCCTCCACCAAGACTGTGCCACCGCCCTCAGCCCCGATCATAGTCCAAAGCAACAAGGGCAGCTGCTTCTCCATGTGA